A window from Listeria seeligeri serovar 1/2b str. SLCC3954 encodes these proteins:
- the purF gene encoding amidophosphoribosyltransferase, producing MLAEVKGLNEECGIFGIWDHPNAAEITYYGLHSLQHRGQEGAGIVSTDGETLKGHRNLGLLADVFKHGELDDLKGKAAIGHVRYATAGQKNLGNVQPFLFHFHSSSLALAHNGNLVNAKTLRRELEEEGAIFQTSSDTEVLAHLIKRSHTGDFVEDLKVALNKVKGGFAYMLLTEDTMYAALDPNGFRPLSIGRIGDSYVVASETCAFETVGAEFVRDVEPGELIIINNDGLRIEKFTEDVKHSICSMEYIYFARPDSNIAGINVHSARKRSGKRLAKEAFVDADVVTGVPDSSISAAIGYAEESGLPYELGLIKNRYVARTFIQPSQELREQGVRMKLSAVRGVVEGKRVVMIDDSIVRGTTSKRIVQLLREAGAAEVHVRIASPPLAFPCFYGIDIQTRNELIASNYSVDEICRIIGADSLEYLSEEGLVDSIGRPYPNEPYGGLCMAYFNGDYPTPLYDYEAEYLASLEAEK from the coding sequence ATGCTTGCTGAAGTAAAAGGACTTAATGAAGAATGTGGTATTTTTGGTATTTGGGATCATCCTAATGCAGCAGAAATCACGTATTATGGTTTGCATAGTTTACAACATCGCGGGCAAGAAGGCGCCGGTATTGTTTCTACTGACGGAGAAACATTAAAAGGACACCGTAATTTAGGATTACTAGCAGATGTTTTTAAACACGGTGAGCTAGATGATTTAAAAGGTAAAGCCGCAATCGGTCATGTTCGTTATGCCACTGCAGGTCAGAAAAACCTAGGTAATGTTCAACCATTTTTATTTCATTTTCATAGTTCGTCTTTAGCTTTAGCTCATAACGGGAATTTAGTGAATGCTAAAACTTTACGACGTGAATTAGAAGAAGAAGGCGCGATTTTTCAAACAAGTTCGGATACCGAAGTTTTAGCACATTTAATTAAACGTAGTCATACAGGCGATTTTGTGGAAGATTTGAAAGTGGCGTTAAACAAGGTCAAAGGTGGCTTTGCTTATATGCTTTTAACAGAAGATACAATGTATGCAGCACTTGACCCAAATGGTTTTAGACCGCTTTCGATTGGTCGAATTGGTGACTCTTATGTGGTTGCTTCGGAAACATGTGCTTTTGAAACGGTGGGCGCGGAATTTGTACGTGACGTGGAACCTGGCGAGCTAATTATCATTAATAATGATGGCTTACGAATTGAGAAATTTACGGAAGATGTGAAGCACTCCATTTGTAGTATGGAATATATTTACTTTGCGAGACCAGATTCTAATATTGCTGGAATTAATGTCCATTCAGCGAGAAAACGTTCTGGAAAAAGACTTGCAAAAGAAGCGTTTGTTGATGCCGATGTAGTTACTGGTGTGCCAGATTCGAGTATTTCTGCGGCGATTGGTTATGCGGAAGAATCCGGTTTACCTTATGAACTTGGTTTGATTAAAAATAGATATGTAGCGCGAACTTTTATTCAGCCGTCCCAAGAACTTAGAGAACAAGGTGTACGAATGAAGCTTTCAGCAGTGCGCGGGGTTGTTGAAGGGAAACGGGTTGTCATGATTGATGACTCGATTGTACGTGGAACGACGAGTAAACGAATCGTTCAGCTTTTACGTGAAGCTGGTGCAGCGGAAGTACATGTGCGAATTGCTTCTCCGCCACTTGCTTTTCCTTGCTTTTATGGTATTGACATTCAAACACGAAATGAATTAATTGCTTCTAATTATTCAGTAGATGAAATTTGCCGGATTATTGGCGCGGATTCTTTAGAGTATTTGAGCGAAGAAGGTTTAGTTGATTCTATCGGAAGACCTTATCCAAATGAACCTTACGGGGGACTTTGTATGGCTTATTTCAATGGCGATTATCCAACACCGTTATATGACTATGAGGCGGAATATTTAGCAAGTTTAGAAGCAGAAAAATAA
- the purQ gene encoding phosphoribosylformylglycinamidine synthase subunit PurQ: MKFAVIQFPGSNCDLDMLHAIQDILGEEAEYVWHAESSLAGFDAVLLPGGFSYGDYLRTGAIAKFSSIMPEVLRFAEIGKPVLGVCNGFQILTEIGLLPGALIRNNNLHFICKTVPLCVANADTMFTKAYEQNEIIQVPVAHGEGNYYCDDETLQKLQANNQIVFTYEGINPNGSRADIAGIVNERGNVLGMMPHPERAVEEIIGGTDGLKLFQSVVKAWKEEQVNA, translated from the coding sequence ATGAAATTTGCTGTCATTCAGTTCCCAGGTTCAAATTGTGACCTTGATATGTTACATGCGATTCAGGATATTCTTGGCGAGGAGGCGGAATATGTTTGGCATGCGGAGTCAAGTTTAGCAGGCTTTGATGCAGTATTACTTCCGGGTGGCTTTTCTTATGGAGATTACTTACGAACCGGTGCGATTGCCAAATTTTCAAGTATTATGCCGGAAGTTTTACGGTTTGCTGAGATTGGTAAACCAGTGCTTGGAGTTTGTAATGGCTTCCAAATTTTAACGGAAATTGGTTTACTTCCAGGTGCTTTAATTAGAAATAATAATTTACATTTTATTTGTAAAACGGTTCCGCTTTGTGTGGCAAATGCGGATACAATGTTCACTAAGGCTTATGAGCAAAATGAAATCATCCAAGTTCCTGTTGCTCACGGGGAAGGAAATTATTACTGTGATGATGAAACGCTTCAGAAACTTCAAGCGAATAACCAAATTGTCTTTACGTATGAAGGGATTAACCCAAATGGTAGTCGGGCTGATATTGCTGGCATTGTGAATGAACGCGGCAATGTGCTTGGTATGATGCCTCATCCGGAACGCGCGGTAGAAGAGATTATCGGTGGCACAGATGGGTTGAAACTTTTCCAATCAGTGGTAAAAGCTTGGAAGGAGGAACAAGTAAATGCTTAA
- the purH gene encoding bifunctional phosphoribosylaminoimidazolecarboxamide formyltransferase/IMP cyclohydrolase: protein MKRALISVSDKNGIVPFAKELVKLGVEIISTGGTKAAFEQAGVPVTGIEEVTEFPEMLDGRVKTLHPAIHGGLLARRDTAEHMEAIAAHHIQPIDLVIVNLYPFQETIQKPGVTLEEAIENIDIGGPSMLRSAAKNYAAVTVVVDSTDYEAVLAELSEHGATTFETRQRLAAKVFRHTAAYDALIAEYLTDITGETFPEKVTLTYNRKQVLRYGENPHQDAAFYTEPQAVENSISSAKQLHGKELSYNNIRDTDAALKIANEFSEPVAVAVKHMNPCGVGVGTTIEEAYLKAYEADEISIFGGIVALNKEVDAKTAEHMSKIFLEIIIAPSFSEEAFAILSRKKNIRLLTVSFTRGSESLEKTSVNGGLLIQASDTVVEDPATYEVVTAKQPTDSEMTALLAQWKIVKHVKSNAIVVGTDKQTLGIGAGQMNRIGSAQIALEQAGSKAKGAVLASDAFFPMDDTVEAAAKAGITAIIQPGGSIKDKDSIAMADKYGIAMVLTHVRHFKH, encoded by the coding sequence ATGAAAAGAGCGCTTATTAGTGTGTCAGATAAAAACGGCATTGTGCCATTTGCGAAAGAATTAGTAAAACTTGGTGTGGAGATTATTTCAACTGGTGGAACAAAAGCGGCTTTTGAACAAGCAGGCGTACCGGTAACGGGTATTGAAGAAGTAACGGAATTCCCAGAAATGCTTGATGGACGAGTGAAAACACTTCATCCAGCAATTCATGGCGGATTACTTGCTAGACGTGATACAGCGGAGCATATGGAAGCCATTGCGGCCCATCATATTCAACCAATTGATTTAGTAATAGTTAATTTATATCCTTTCCAAGAGACGATTCAAAAACCAGGTGTTACACTAGAAGAAGCAATCGAAAACATTGATATCGGCGGACCTTCCATGCTTCGTTCTGCTGCTAAAAATTATGCAGCAGTGACTGTAGTAGTTGATTCTACTGATTATGAAGCTGTCCTTGCTGAATTAAGTGAACACGGGGCAACAACTTTTGAAACGAGACAACGCCTTGCTGCCAAAGTATTTCGACATACAGCAGCTTATGACGCATTAATTGCTGAATATTTAACAGATATTACTGGTGAAACTTTCCCTGAAAAAGTAACTTTAACTTACAATCGAAAACAAGTGCTTCGTTATGGTGAAAATCCTCACCAAGATGCAGCTTTTTATACAGAACCACAAGCAGTAGAAAATTCGATAAGTAGTGCGAAACAATTACATGGTAAAGAATTATCGTACAACAATATTCGTGATACTGATGCGGCCCTTAAAATTGCAAATGAATTTAGCGAGCCAGTTGCTGTTGCGGTAAAACATATGAATCCATGCGGAGTTGGCGTAGGTACAACGATTGAAGAAGCATATTTAAAAGCTTATGAAGCAGATGAAATATCCATTTTTGGTGGGATTGTGGCTTTAAATAAAGAAGTAGATGCTAAAACCGCTGAACATATGAGTAAAATTTTCCTAGAAATCATCATTGCACCGAGTTTTTCAGAAGAAGCTTTTGCGATTCTTTCGAGAAAGAAAAATATTCGGTTACTAACGGTTTCATTTACTCGTGGTAGCGAAAGTTTGGAAAAAACTTCTGTGAATGGTGGTTTACTAATTCAAGCTAGTGACACAGTTGTGGAAGATCCAGCAACTTATGAAGTAGTAACTGCAAAACAACCAACTGATTCGGAAATGACGGCTTTACTTGCACAATGGAAAATCGTTAAACACGTGAAGTCTAACGCAATTGTAGTTGGAACTGACAAACAAACACTTGGCATTGGCGCAGGTCAAATGAACCGAATTGGATCAGCCCAAATTGCCCTCGAACAAGCCGGTTCTAAAGCAAAAGGTGCAGTTTTAGCATCGGACGCGTTTTTCCCAATGGATGATACAGTAGAAGCAGCAGCAAAAGCTGGAATTACAGCTATTATTCAGCCAGGTGGATCCATCAAAGATAAAGATTCCATTGCTATGGCTGATAAATACGGCATCGCGATGGTATTAACCCATGTACGACACTTCAAACATTAA
- the purD gene encoding phosphoribosylamine--glycine ligase: MNLLVVGSGGREHAISKKLLESNNVEKVFCAPGNDGMSLDNIELVAIAETDKVGLISFAKEQAISFVIVGPEVPLLEGVVDAFEAAGIKAFGPTADAALIEGSKDFAKQFMEKYAIPTASSKTFTDYSEAKAYLDQKGVPIVIKADGLAAGKGVTVALEMEEAVLALKDMMLEEKFGDASLKVVIEDFLAGEEFSLMAFVNGTEVYPMAIAQDHKRAYEGDKGPNTGGMGAYSPVPHISQKVVEQAVEEILRPAAKGMVEEGRYFRGILYAGLILTAEGPKVIEFNARFGDPETQVVLPRLESDFAALILALLNDEKPDVRFKAEGITLGVVLASAGYPNHYDKGNKLTGLNEISADIGVYHAGTKQIEDDDFVSDGGRVLLLAKEANDMTEARTLLYPEMQKLDNPHFFYRMDIGTKAE, from the coding sequence ATGAATTTATTAGTAGTTGGTAGTGGTGGTAGAGAACATGCTATTAGTAAAAAATTATTGGAATCGAACAATGTCGAAAAAGTTTTTTGCGCACCAGGGAATGATGGGATGAGCTTAGACAATATTGAACTTGTAGCAATTGCAGAAACAGATAAAGTAGGTTTAATTAGTTTTGCTAAAGAACAGGCGATTTCTTTTGTGATTGTGGGGCCAGAAGTTCCACTTTTAGAAGGAGTAGTAGATGCTTTTGAGGCTGCGGGAATTAAAGCATTTGGACCAACAGCAGATGCGGCATTAATTGAAGGTAGTAAGGATTTTGCTAAACAATTCATGGAAAAATATGCTATTCCAACAGCCAGTTCGAAAACATTTACCGATTATTCGGAAGCTAAAGCCTATTTAGATCAAAAAGGTGTTCCGATTGTTATTAAAGCAGACGGACTAGCAGCTGGAAAAGGCGTGACTGTAGCATTAGAAATGGAAGAAGCCGTTCTTGCGTTAAAAGATATGATGTTAGAAGAAAAATTTGGTGACGCCTCTCTTAAAGTCGTTATCGAGGATTTCCTTGCAGGCGAAGAGTTCTCTTTAATGGCCTTTGTTAATGGGACAGAAGTATACCCAATGGCTATCGCTCAAGACCATAAACGTGCCTATGAAGGGGATAAAGGACCAAATACTGGCGGGATGGGTGCTTATTCACCAGTACCTCATATCTCTCAAAAAGTAGTAGAACAAGCTGTAGAAGAAATTCTTCGTCCTGCCGCTAAAGGAATGGTAGAAGAAGGACGCTATTTCCGTGGAATTCTCTATGCTGGCCTTATTTTAACAGCTGAGGGACCAAAAGTAATTGAGTTTAATGCAAGATTTGGCGATCCAGAAACACAAGTTGTACTTCCGCGCTTAGAGAGTGATTTTGCGGCGTTAATCTTAGCATTACTAAACGATGAAAAGCCTGATGTAAGATTTAAAGCGGAGGGCATAACACTTGGAGTAGTATTAGCAAGTGCAGGATACCCAAATCATTACGATAAAGGAAATAAGTTAACTGGTTTAAATGAGATTTCGGCGGATATTGGCGTTTATCATGCCGGCACAAAACAAATCGAGGATGATGATTTTGTTTCTGATGGGGGTCGGGTTCTTTTATTAGCTAAAGAAGCAAACGACATGACAGAAGCAAGAACGTTACTTTATCCAGAAATGCAAAAATTAGATAATCCTCATTTCTTTTACCGGATGGATATCGGTACAAAAGCAGAATAA
- a CDS encoding YerC/YecD family TrpR-related protein — protein MQIEKLRGQGLDEFFQGILTLENLEECYAFFDDVCTVNEIQSMAQRFQVAKMLHDGKTYNVIESETGASTATISRVKRSLHYGNDMYDVVFSRMTKPE, from the coding sequence ATGCAAATAGAGAAGTTGCGTGGACAAGGACTGGATGAATTTTTCCAAGGGATTTTGACATTGGAAAATTTAGAAGAATGTTATGCTTTTTTTGATGATGTTTGTACAGTTAATGAAATACAATCCATGGCTCAACGTTTTCAAGTCGCAAAAATGCTTCATGATGGCAAAACATATAATGTGATTGAATCAGAAACAGGCGCAAGTACAGCAACTATTTCACGAGTAAAACGTTCACTTCATTATGGCAATGACATGTACGATGTTGTATTTTCAAGAATGACAAAGCCAGAATAG
- the purS gene encoding phosphoribosylformylglycinamidine synthase subunit PurS yields the protein MYNVKVYVTLKKSVLDPQGVAVKDAAKSMGYQEVEDVRIGKYMELKVAKSDRDIHEVLNEMCDKLLTNPVMEDYRYEIEEA from the coding sequence ATGTATAATGTCAAAGTATATGTCACTTTAAAGAAAAGCGTATTAGATCCACAAGGGGTTGCGGTAAAAGATGCTGCGAAAAGTATGGGATATCAAGAAGTAGAGGATGTCCGGATCGGTAAATATATGGAACTTAAAGTGGCGAAATCTGACCGAGATATCCACGAAGTTTTAAATGAAATGTGCGATAAATTACTAACAAATCCGGTGATGGAAGATTACCGATATGAAATCGAGGAGGCTTAA
- the purL gene encoding phosphoribosylformylglycinamidine synthase subunit PurL, producing MLKMEPTTEEIKTQKIYQEMGLTDSEYELVCSILGREPNYTETGLFSVMWSEHCSYKNSKPVLRKFPTEGKQVLQGPGEGAGIVDIGDGLGVAFKVESHNHPSYVEPYQGAATGVGGIIRDVFSMGARPIAMLNSLRFGELDTPHAKYLVSEVVAGIAGYGNSIGIPTVGGEIQFDPCYTKNPLVNAMCVGLIEAKDIQKGQAKGIGNPVMYVGAKTGRDGIHGATFASVEFSEEGEQQRSAVQVGDPFMEKLLLEACLDVIRDHSDILVGIQDMGAAGLVSSSSEMASKAGAGLELIMDDVPQRELHMSPYEMLLSESQERMLLCVKKGHVEEIQALFERYGLEAVVIGKVTDDKMYKIIHHGEVVANVPVDALAEDAPVYHKPSKEPARYQAFKQEEAFVPVIDDVVETWKALLAQPTIASKKHIYEQYDYQVRTDTAVVPGSDAAIVRVRGTEKAIAMTTDCNSRYLYLDPEVGGAIAVAEAARNIVCSGGKPLAITDGLNFGNPEKPEIFWEIEKAADGISAACLELDTPVISGNVSLYNETDGTGIYPTPVIGMVGLVEDLAHITTQDFKTAGDVIFLIGETKPEYSGSELQKLQQGKISGRVPELDLTLEKKYQELLLTAIREGLVASSHDLAEGGFGVALAEATFKAGLGADVEVPFELNQLFSESQSRFLVSVKPENEAAFAKLMELEKVYRLGVVTADEMIRVNHKAEAVTAKTTDLRSIWEGAIPCLLK from the coding sequence ATGCTTAAAATGGAACCAACAACAGAAGAAATTAAAACGCAAAAAATTTATCAAGAAATGGGTTTAACTGATAGTGAATATGAGCTTGTTTGTTCGATTCTTGGACGCGAGCCTAATTATACAGAAACAGGTCTTTTCTCTGTTATGTGGTCAGAGCATTGTAGTTACAAAAACTCTAAACCAGTGCTTCGTAAATTCCCGACTGAAGGCAAACAAGTATTACAAGGTCCTGGTGAGGGTGCGGGAATTGTTGATATTGGGGATGGATTAGGTGTGGCTTTTAAAGTGGAAAGTCATAATCATCCTTCTTATGTGGAACCGTATCAAGGGGCTGCAACCGGTGTTGGCGGAATTATCCGTGACGTATTTTCGATGGGTGCTAGACCAATTGCGATGCTTAATTCCCTTCGATTTGGAGAGCTAGATACGCCACATGCCAAGTATTTAGTTAGTGAAGTAGTTGCAGGGATTGCGGGTTATGGTAACTCCATTGGGATTCCAACAGTTGGTGGCGAAATTCAATTTGACCCTTGTTATACGAAAAATCCGCTTGTGAACGCGATGTGTGTTGGCTTAATTGAAGCGAAAGATATTCAAAAAGGCCAAGCAAAAGGAATTGGCAACCCAGTGATGTATGTAGGTGCAAAAACTGGTCGCGACGGAATTCATGGTGCTACTTTTGCTTCGGTTGAATTTAGTGAAGAGGGCGAACAACAACGCTCGGCTGTGCAAGTTGGCGATCCTTTTATGGAAAAATTATTGCTTGAGGCTTGCTTAGATGTTATTCGTGACCATTCGGATATTTTAGTTGGAATTCAAGACATGGGAGCTGCTGGGTTAGTAAGTTCTAGCTCGGAAATGGCTTCTAAAGCTGGTGCTGGTTTGGAATTGATTATGGATGATGTTCCGCAACGAGAATTGCATATGTCACCATACGAAATGTTACTTTCTGAGTCTCAAGAGCGGATGTTATTATGTGTTAAAAAAGGGCATGTGGAAGAAATTCAAGCTCTTTTTGAACGTTATGGGTTAGAGGCTGTTGTGATTGGAAAAGTTACGGATGATAAAATGTACAAAATTATTCACCACGGCGAAGTAGTAGCGAATGTGCCAGTAGATGCACTTGCTGAAGATGCGCCAGTTTACCATAAACCGTCTAAAGAACCGGCTCGTTACCAAGCTTTTAAACAAGAAGAAGCGTTTGTTCCGGTAATAGATGATGTTGTTGAAACGTGGAAAGCTTTACTAGCACAACCTACTATTGCAAGTAAAAAACATATTTATGAACAATATGATTATCAAGTGCGAACAGATACAGCAGTTGTACCTGGATCGGATGCGGCGATTGTTCGTGTTCGTGGTACAGAGAAAGCAATTGCGATGACCACTGATTGTAATTCTCGTTATTTATATCTTGATCCAGAAGTTGGCGGAGCAATTGCGGTTGCTGAAGCGGCTCGAAATATTGTTTGTTCTGGTGGAAAACCACTTGCAATTACTGATGGACTAAACTTTGGTAATCCAGAAAAACCAGAAATCTTTTGGGAAATTGAAAAAGCAGCTGATGGAATTAGTGCGGCATGCTTGGAACTAGATACACCAGTTATTTCTGGTAATGTTTCGCTTTATAATGAAACAGATGGCACTGGAATTTATCCAACACCTGTTATTGGGATGGTTGGTTTAGTGGAAGATTTAGCACATATTACGACCCAAGATTTCAAAACAGCTGGTGATGTGATTTTCCTTATTGGAGAAACAAAACCTGAATATAGTGGCTCCGAATTGCAAAAGTTACAACAAGGTAAAATCAGTGGCCGTGTGCCAGAACTAGATTTAACGCTAGAGAAAAAATATCAAGAACTACTTTTGACAGCGATTCGCGAAGGACTTGTTGCTTCTAGTCATGATTTAGCTGAAGGTGGATTTGGCGTTGCGCTTGCAGAAGCTACTTTTAAAGCGGGACTTGGTGCAGATGTAGAAGTGCCATTTGAGTTGAACCAATTATTTAGTGAATCACAATCACGTTTCTTAGTTTCTGTAAAACCAGAAAATGAAGCTGCTTTTGCTAAATTAATGGAACTAGAAAAAGTATACCGACTTGGTGTTGTGACAGCGGATGAAATGATTCGTGTAAATCATAAAGCAGAAGCAGTGACGGCGAAAACAACGGATTTACGGTCGATTTGGGAAGGGGCTATTCCATGCTTGCTGAAGTAA
- the purC gene encoding phosphoribosylaminoimidazolesuccinocarboxamide synthase, which translates to MTNELVYEGKAKQLFKTEESGVLRVAYKDDATALNGVRKESFAGKGELNNQITSLIFSYLAKEGIASHFVEAISKTEQLVKEVSIIPLEVVVRNVMAGSLAKRLGKEEGEPIPNAIVEFYYKDDALDDPFINDEHALYLEIATRDEMEEIRQAARAINVALQELFSKMSITLIDFKLEFGRDVNGNILLADEISPDTCRLWDKQTNQKLDKDVFRRNIGNLTDVYTEVLNRIKQVQN; encoded by the coding sequence GTGACTAACGAACTTGTTTATGAAGGAAAAGCGAAACAACTTTTTAAAACAGAAGAGTCTGGGGTTTTACGTGTTGCCTATAAAGATGATGCTACTGCGCTAAATGGTGTTCGCAAAGAATCTTTTGCAGGAAAAGGGGAACTAAATAATCAAATTACTTCGCTGATTTTTTCTTATTTGGCGAAGGAAGGAATTGCTAGTCATTTCGTTGAAGCGATTTCCAAGACGGAGCAATTGGTGAAAGAAGTTTCGATTATTCCGCTTGAAGTGGTTGTGCGTAATGTGATGGCAGGTAGTCTTGCAAAGCGTTTAGGAAAAGAGGAAGGTGAACCAATTCCAAATGCGATTGTAGAATTTTATTATAAAGATGATGCGTTAGATGATCCTTTTATTAACGATGAACATGCGCTTTATTTAGAAATTGCGACAAGAGATGAAATGGAAGAAATTCGTCAAGCAGCGCGAGCTATTAATGTAGCGTTACAAGAATTATTCAGTAAAATGAGTATTACTTTGATTGATTTTAAATTGGAATTTGGTCGAGATGTGAATGGGAATATTTTGTTGGCGGATGAAATTTCACCAGATACTTGCCGACTTTGGGATAAACAAACGAATCAAAAGCTCGATAAGGATGTCTTTCGTCGGAATATTGGCAATTTAACAGATGTATATACAGAAGTATTGAATAGAATAAAGCAAGTTCAAAACTAG
- the purN gene encoding phosphoribosylglycinamide formyltransferase: MKIAIFASGNGSNFQALVDDELIKSHIQLLVCDKPNAYVLERARANDVPIFLFEAKNYSDKEAFETEILLALRSYQVDLLVLAGYMRLIGPTLLAEFPERIVNLHPSLLPAFKGKDAMGQALEAGVSETGVTAHFVDAGMDTGPIIDQMKVPIIPDETASSLAEKIHQVEHVFYPKVIRHLIQN; the protein is encoded by the coding sequence ATGAAGATAGCGATATTTGCTTCTGGAAATGGCTCGAATTTTCAAGCATTAGTAGACGATGAACTGATTAAATCACATATTCAATTACTTGTTTGTGATAAGCCAAATGCCTATGTGTTAGAACGGGCTAGAGCAAATGACGTCCCGATTTTTCTTTTTGAAGCAAAAAATTATTCGGATAAAGAAGCGTTTGAAACGGAAATTTTGCTTGCGTTGCGGAGTTATCAAGTAGATTTGCTTGTTCTTGCTGGGTACATGCGTTTGATTGGGCCTACATTACTTGCGGAATTTCCGGAACGAATTGTTAATTTACATCCATCCTTGCTACCAGCTTTTAAAGGGAAAGATGCGATGGGACAAGCGCTTGAAGCAGGCGTATCAGAAACCGGCGTTACAGCGCACTTTGTGGATGCTGGAATGGATACCGGACCGATTATTGACCAAATGAAAGTGCCGATTATTCCAGATGAAACCGCCAGTAGTTTAGCTGAAAAAATTCATCAAGTCGAACACGTTTTTTATCCAAAAGTGATTCGTCATTTAATCCAAAATTGA
- the purM gene encoding phosphoribosylformylglycinamidine cyclo-ligase — MAENAYSKAGVDVEAGYQVVERIKKHVARTERMGVMGALGSFGGMFDLSSLHLKEPVLVSGTDGVGTKLLLAIEANKHDTIGIDCVAMCVNDILAQGAEPLFFLDYIATGKTDPVKMEQIVKGVADGCEQAGAALIGGETAEMPDMYGTDDYDLAGFTVGAVEKENLITEGAVKAGDVLIGIPSSGIHSNGYSLVRKIFFKDNSFHLNEQLPELDVSLSEALLKPTKIYVKPVLAVLKEVEVHGITHVTGGGFVENLPRMLTDDLAVNVELGSWPVLPVFDVLKKYGKLGDLEMYEIFNMGIGMVLAVADEDVEKTISKLRENGEAAYVIGNVTAREADSVVFLGGNEA; from the coding sequence ATGGCAGAGAATGCATATAGTAAAGCTGGGGTCGATGTAGAGGCAGGTTATCAAGTCGTAGAACGTATCAAAAAACATGTCGCTAGAACAGAACGAATGGGTGTCATGGGGGCGCTTGGTTCTTTTGGAGGAATGTTTGATTTAAGTAGTCTTCATTTAAAAGAGCCTGTCTTAGTTTCTGGTACTGATGGGGTTGGAACAAAATTACTTCTTGCTATCGAAGCAAATAAACACGATACTATTGGAATTGACTGCGTGGCAATGTGTGTTAATGACATTTTGGCTCAAGGTGCCGAACCATTATTTTTCTTAGATTATATCGCAACTGGTAAAACTGATCCTGTAAAAATGGAGCAAATCGTCAAAGGCGTTGCAGATGGCTGTGAACAGGCAGGAGCAGCATTAATTGGCGGAGAAACAGCAGAAATGCCTGATATGTATGGCACGGATGATTATGATTTAGCTGGTTTTACTGTTGGAGCTGTTGAGAAAGAGAACCTGATTACAGAAGGGGCAGTAAAAGCTGGTGATGTCTTAATTGGCATTCCTTCTAGCGGGATTCATAGTAATGGTTATTCCCTCGTTCGAAAAATTTTCTTTAAGGATAATAGCTTTCATTTGAATGAGCAACTTCCAGAGCTAGATGTATCGCTTAGTGAAGCGTTACTTAAACCGACAAAAATTTATGTGAAACCTGTTTTGGCTGTATTGAAAGAAGTCGAAGTTCACGGAATTACGCATGTGACGGGTGGCGGATTTGTTGAGAATTTACCACGAATGTTAACAGATGATTTAGCTGTTAATGTAGAGCTTGGTTCTTGGCCGGTTTTACCTGTTTTTGACGTGTTAAAGAAATACGGGAAATTAGGCGATTTGGAAATGTATGAGATTTTCAACATGGGCATTGGGATGGTATTAGCTGTTGCTGATGAAGATGTAGAAAAAACCATAAGTAAACTCCGCGAAAACGGTGAAGCTGCTTACGTAATTGGTAATGTTACAGCACGCGAGGCGGATTCAGTTGTTTTTTTAGGAGGAAATGAAGCATGA